From Apteryx mantelli isolate bAptMan1 chromosome 14, bAptMan1.hap1, whole genome shotgun sequence, the proteins below share one genomic window:
- the MED7 gene encoding mediator of RNA polymerase II transcription subunit 7, whose translation MGEPQQVSALPPPPMQYIKEYTDENIRKGLAPKPPPPVKDSYMMFGNQFQCDDLIIRPLESQGIERLHPMQFDHKKELRKLNMSILVNFLDLLDILIRSPGSIKREEKLEDLKLLFVHVHHLINEYRPHQARETLRVMMEVQKRQRLETAERFQKHLERVVEMIQNCLASLPDDLPHSEGGLGVKAEPMDTDDGNSCIGQSEKQRERSGCKRDQVLDKDAAMCSIIDEMT comes from the coding sequence ATGGGTGAACCTCAGCAAGTGAGTGCTCTTCCTCCACCACCAATGCAATATATAAAAGAATATACAGATGAAAATATCCGTAAAGGTCTGGCCCCAAAGCCACCTCCGCCTGTGAAAGACAGTTACATGATGTTTGGCAATCAGTTTCAGTGTGATGACCTAATTATCCGACCCTTGGAAAGCCAAGGTATTGAGCGATTGCATCCTATGCAGTTTGATCACAAGAAGGAGTTAAGGAAGCTTAATATGTCTATCTTGGTCAACTTCTTGGACCTCTTGGATATCTTGATAAGGAGTCCAGGGAGCATAAAGCGAGAAGAGAAACTGGAAGACTTAAAACTGCTTTTTGTTCACGTCCATCATCTTATAAATGAGTATCGCCCTCACCAAGCGAGGGAGACACTGAGGGTCATGATGGAGGTGCAGAAACGTCAGCGTTTGGAAACAGCAGAGCGATTTCAGAAGCATTTAGAGCGAGTTGTAGAGATGATTCAGAACTGCCTGGCCTCCTTGCCCGATGATCTACCTCACTCAGAGGGAGGGTTGGGAGTGAAAGCAGAACCCATGGATACTGATGATGGCAACAGCTGTATTGGACAGAGTGAAAAACAGAGGGAACGTTCTGGTTGCAAGAGAGATCAGGTTTTAGACAAAGATGCAGCTATGTGTAGCATTATTGATGAAATGACatga